One segment of Bacillus alkalisoli DNA contains the following:
- the nadA gene encoding quinolinate synthase NadA, translating into MSMLDIIKNTNVTLPDKYKNMSTEEMEQRVKDIKMKMGDTLFIPGHHYQKDEVIQFADATGDSLQLAQAAANTTAKYIVFCGVHFMAETADILSTDEQTVILPDMRAGCSMADMADIHQTERAWVELQQVFGDTILPLTYVNSTAAIKAFCGKHGGATVTSSNAKQMVAWAFSQKERLLFLPDQHLGRNTAYELGIPLEQMAVWDPIENKLEWEGDPTDVKVILWKGHCSVHEKFTVSNIEHIRKTKPEMKIIVHPECTREVVALSDDAGSTKYIIETIENAASGSSWAIGTEMNLVNRIIQQHPDKEIVSLNPYMCPCLTMNRIDLPHLLWALEAIETGEVHNQIEVEKEVADYATKALNVMLQHA; encoded by the coding sequence ATGAGCATGTTAGACATCATTAAGAATACAAATGTGACACTTCCAGATAAATATAAAAATATGTCAACAGAAGAAATGGAACAAAGAGTGAAAGATATTAAGATGAAGATGGGAGATACACTGTTCATTCCTGGTCATCACTATCAAAAAGATGAAGTAATTCAGTTTGCAGATGCAACTGGAGACTCTTTACAATTAGCGCAAGCAGCTGCTAATACTACTGCAAAATACATTGTATTTTGTGGTGTACACTTTATGGCAGAAACAGCAGATATCTTATCAACGGATGAACAAACTGTTATCTTACCTGATATGAGAGCAGGCTGTTCTATGGCAGATATGGCTGATATTCATCAAACAGAACGCGCATGGGTAGAGTTACAGCAAGTATTTGGGGACACTATATTACCATTAACGTATGTTAACTCAACTGCTGCAATCAAAGCATTTTGTGGAAAACATGGTGGGGCCACGGTAACTTCTTCCAACGCAAAACAAATGGTGGCATGGGCATTTTCTCAAAAAGAAAGATTGTTATTCTTGCCTGACCAACATTTAGGAAGAAACACTGCGTACGAACTAGGTATTCCTTTAGAGCAAATGGCTGTATGGGATCCAATTGAAAACAAGCTAGAATGGGAAGGAGACCCAACGGACGTGAAAGTGATTTTATGGAAAGGGCATTGCTCTGTCCATGAAAAGTTTACGGTATCCAACATTGAACATATTCGCAAAACAAAGCCTGAAATGAAAATTATCGTACACCCAGAATGTACACGCGAAGTTGTTGCGTTGAGTGATGATGCGGGAAGTACTAAGTATATTATCGAAACGATTGAAAATGCGGCTAGTGGAAGCTCATGGGCAATTGGAACAGAGATGAATCTGGTGAATCGTATCATTCAGCAGCATCCTGATAAAGAAATCGTCTCACTTAACCCTTATATGTGTCCGTGTTTAACAATGAACCGAATTGACCTGCCGCACTTATTGTGGGCGTTAGAAGCAATTGAAACAGGCGAGGTTCATAATCAAATAGAAGTAGAAAAAGAAGTAGCAGACTACGCAACAAAGGCTTTAAACGTCATGCTACAGCATGCATAA
- a CDS encoding YhcN/YlaJ family sporulation lipoprotein, producing the protein MRKSVLTLTSCALLLGGLTACGGNAGNQAADTRYYDNSRPIGYYTSENNPYAPNRANNFGTKNVNTRGNQNVDQRGNAYRIGDNDGPLIEIMDRAVINGDRNATLTNPTVPLANEDRGMFGPNDNRYSRSDRNYHRHLDGTNVGARPSYYNNYNGALSEQLAERASTVRGVEDARAIIYGNDIMIAVEPQEGFSDAQVTRDVRRAVQPLIGNRDCRVVADQSTLNRMSQVDNDLRDGGPVERLNQDIRSMFDTITPGR; encoded by the coding sequence TTGAGGAAGTCAGTGCTTACATTAACTTCTTGTGCCCTATTGCTTGGTGGATTAACGGCATGTGGAGGAAACGCTGGAAATCAAGCTGCCGATACACGTTATTATGACAACTCTAGGCCAATTGGGTACTATACAAGTGAAAACAACCCTTATGCACCTAATCGTGCGAACAATTTCGGTACAAAAAATGTAAATACACGTGGAAATCAAAATGTTGACCAACGTGGCAATGCATACCGTATTGGGGATAACGATGGTCCATTAATTGAGATTATGGACCGCGCAGTTATTAACGGTGACCGAAATGCAACTTTAACAAATCCTACTGTTCCACTTGCAAATGAAGATCGTGGAATGTTTGGCCCAAACGATAATAGATACAGTCGTAGTGATAGAAACTATCACCGTCATTTAGATGGTACAAATGTAGGTGCTAGACCGTCTTATTACAACAATTACAATGGTGCACTTTCTGAACAATTAGCGGAACGTGCTTCCACTGTAAGAGGGGTAGAAGATGCTAGAGCGATTATTTACGGCAACGATATAATGATTGCGGTGGAACCTCAAGAAGGATTTAGTGACGCACAAGTAACACGTGATGTTCGTCGTGCTGTACAACCGCTAATTGGAAATAGAGATTGTCGTGTAGTAGCAGACCAAAGTACGTTAAATCGTATGAGTCAAGTCGATAATGATTTGCGTGATGGTGGTCCTGTAGAACGTTTAAACCAAGATATACGTAGTATGTTTGATACCATTACTCCTGGTCGATAA
- the safA gene encoding SafA/ExsA family spore coat assembly protein, translated as MKIHIVQKGDTLWKIAQKYNVNFEALKSANSQLSNPDMIMPGMKIKVPTASVQVKQETQVKGVAKEAQVAGVQKEAPVVMGVQKEAPIVKEHPFKEMPKKPEVMGVKEVKEEAKAPFVPKLPQIKPYFPEVDVNNYVTFNIPITQQKANVQFPKMPPKAQPKQVAPKAVAPKAVAPKQVAPKAVASEKTPMKEPVVKGVQEAPTQHMKMPEQMPTMQMPLQHMKMPEQMPTMQMPLQHMQMPAQQMPMGMPQWPMPHPYCIPVPCTPVMPGSGLHGQMGYQPMQPYYGQPTPYGMQGMMPQAGMPQMMPEMMESDDDFDAAMMMPHMQQVQQMPQMQQFPQMPPYMGMNDMDMDMDVDFDQTQVAGLDEEQDYMTMLQQMQQQMEQQQNMGMGMPQMPMAPGVPFGQMPQQGFGMNGGMQQMPGARQGDCGCGPTPMPYGIPQQMPQVPFGLSPHGYGMPMQAGYPMGAPFNPQGYGYGYPQDMRSTNDFNGPDREDDNE; from the coding sequence TTGAAAATCCATATTGTCCAAAAAGGGGATACGTTGTGGAAGATTGCACAGAAATATAATGTGAATTTCGAAGCGTTAAAAAGTGCAAATTCACAATTAAGCAATCCAGATATGATTATGCCCGGTATGAAAATTAAAGTTCCAACAGCAAGTGTGCAAGTTAAGCAAGAAACCCAAGTGAAAGGTGTTGCAAAAGAAGCTCAGGTAGCGGGCGTACAAAAAGAAGCACCGGTAGTAATGGGCGTACAAAAAGAAGCACCTATAGTGAAAGAACATCCATTTAAAGAAATGCCGAAAAAACCTGAAGTCATGGGTGTAAAAGAAGTGAAAGAAGAAGCAAAAGCTCCTTTTGTTCCTAAGTTACCGCAAATAAAACCTTACTTCCCTGAAGTGGATGTAAATAATTATGTAACATTTAATATTCCGATTACGCAACAAAAGGCAAATGTCCAATTTCCAAAAATGCCACCAAAAGCTCAACCCAAACAAGTAGCACCAAAAGCAGTAGCACCAAAAGCAGTAGCACCAAAACAAGTAGCACCAAAAGCGGTTGCATCAGAAAAAACACCAATGAAAGAGCCAGTTGTGAAGGGTGTTCAAGAGGCTCCAACTCAACACATGAAAATGCCGGAACAAATGCCAACTATGCAAATGCCATTACAGCACATGAAAATGCCGGAACAAATGCCAACTATGCAAATGCCATTACAACACATGCAAATGCCAGCACAGCAGATGCCAATGGGTATGCCCCAATGGCCGATGCCACATCCATATTGTATCCCAGTTCCTTGTACTCCAGTTATGCCTGGTTCTGGATTACATGGTCAAATGGGCTATCAACCAATGCAACCTTACTATGGTCAACCAACTCCATACGGAATGCAAGGTATGATGCCTCAAGCAGGTATGCCACAAATGATGCCTGAGATGATGGAGTCAGATGATGATTTTGATGCAGCAATGATGATGCCTCACATGCAACAAGTGCAACAAATGCCACAAATGCAACAGTTCCCACAAATGCCTCCATATATGGGAATGAATGATATGGATATGGACATGGACGTAGATTTTGATCAAACACAAGTAGCAGGTTTGGATGAAGAGCAAGATTATATGACAATGTTGCAACAAATGCAACAACAAATGGAGCAACAGCAAAATATGGGAATGGGAATGCCACAAATGCCAATGGCACCAGGTGTACCATTTGGACAAATGCCACAACAAGGCTTTGGTATGAATGGTGGAATGCAGCAAATGCCAGGTGCTAGACAAGGTGACTGTGGATGTGGACCTACTCCAATGCCATATGGTATACCACAACAAATGCCACAAGTTCCATTCGGATTATCTCCACATGGTTATGGAATGCCAATGCAAGCTGGCTATCCGATGGGAGCACCTTTTAACCCACAAGGTTATGGCTATGGTTATCCACAAGATATGCGTTCAACAAATGACTTTAACGGTCCTGACAGGGAAGATGATAACGAATAA
- the nadB gene encoding L-aspartate oxidase yields MPNRKIDCLIVGSGLSALMTAKYLSEHMNVMIFTKLKKSSNNSFLAQGGIACVIDKRDHWQFHYEDTLVAGCFLNNKEAVELLVKEGPQHVTNLIQEGMKFDKTNKGTLSLGMEGAHSHHRILHAGGDQTGKELMTFLQENTNVKVVEDETAYELLVHENNCYGIKTLNIQGNIQKYIAKRVVLATGGVGAIYSFTSNDESVTGSALAMAYKAGASLIDLEFMQFHPTMLSVNGKAVGLISEAVRGEGAFLVNEKGERIMKNLHPLEDLAPRDIVSRAIYKCLQKGHRIYLNIKSIQNFKQRFPAISELCCKNNINIESGFIPVVPGAHFFMGGIQTNVYGESSVKNLYAVGEAACNGVHGANRLASNSLLECIVFSKKLAEKIVELDEKEVLNPLSINEEVICNKVYSLVLPAKSEIQTMMMKHVGIVRSEEKLLQMKSWLEKYEAYWTEYTPDNLLKYEDIEIVQMLQLCYLMVDACLQREESRGAHFRDDFPDSMESWDNRRITHTTGETLFV; encoded by the coding sequence ATGCCTAACCGAAAAATAGATTGTTTAATTGTTGGCAGTGGATTATCTGCATTAATGACTGCAAAATATTTAAGTGAGCATATGAATGTGATGATTTTCACAAAGTTGAAAAAATCTTCAAATAACTCATTTCTTGCTCAAGGTGGAATAGCTTGTGTAATAGATAAACGTGATCACTGGCAATTCCATTACGAAGACACATTAGTTGCAGGATGCTTTTTAAACAACAAAGAAGCGGTTGAACTTCTAGTTAAGGAAGGCCCACAACATGTAACGAACTTAATTCAAGAAGGAATGAAATTTGATAAAACGAATAAAGGTACACTTTCCCTCGGAATGGAAGGTGCACATTCTCATCATCGCATTTTGCATGCAGGTGGCGATCAAACGGGAAAAGAATTGATGACATTTTTGCAAGAAAACACAAATGTAAAAGTGGTAGAAGATGAAACCGCTTACGAGCTATTAGTGCACGAAAATAATTGTTACGGTATCAAAACATTAAACATACAAGGGAATATACAAAAATATATAGCTAAGCGTGTTGTATTAGCAACAGGCGGTGTAGGCGCTATCTACTCTTTCACTTCAAACGACGAATCTGTTACAGGATCTGCTTTAGCAATGGCTTACAAAGCAGGGGCATCATTAATTGATTTAGAATTTATGCAATTTCATCCGACAATGCTATCAGTCAATGGCAAGGCAGTCGGATTGATTTCCGAAGCAGTAAGAGGCGAAGGAGCATTTTTAGTTAATGAAAAAGGGGAAAGAATCATGAAAAATCTTCATCCTTTAGAAGATTTGGCACCCCGGGATATCGTATCAAGAGCCATTTACAAGTGCCTACAAAAAGGCCACAGAATTTATTTAAATATCAAATCCATTCAAAACTTTAAGCAGCGCTTTCCTGCTATTTCCGAGTTATGTTGTAAAAATAACATAAATATTGAATCAGGATTTATTCCGGTAGTACCTGGCGCGCATTTTTTCATGGGAGGTATCCAAACGAATGTGTATGGAGAGTCGTCTGTGAAAAATCTGTACGCAGTAGGGGAAGCTGCGTGTAACGGTGTTCATGGTGCTAACAGATTAGCTAGCAACTCTTTATTAGAATGTATCGTATTTTCTAAAAAACTTGCTGAAAAAATAGTGGAATTAGACGAAAAAGAAGTCTTAAATCCTCTAAGTATTAACGAAGAAGTAATTTGTAATAAAGTATATTCACTTGTCTTACCTGCCAAAAGTGAAATCCAAACTATGATGATGAAACATGTAGGTATCGTTCGCTCAGAAGAGAAATTACTACAAATGAAAAGCTGGTTAGAGAAGTACGAGGCATACTGGACAGAATATACACCAGATAATTTATTAAAATATGAAGATATTGAAATTGTTCAAATGTTACAGCTATGCTATTTAATGGTGGACGCCTGTCTACAACGAGAAGAAAGTCGTGGCGCACATTTTAGAGACGATTTCCCAGACTCCATGGAAAGTTGGGACAATCGAAGAATTACACATACAACAGGTGAAACTTTATTCGTTTAA
- the nadC gene encoding carboxylating nicotinate-nucleotide diphosphorylase: MNKIKLKKMLESFFIEDIGERDVTSLSLFPEEMIGSGRFIAKEDGIFVGQEIMKQGYKLLDEKVEFHFMKKDGELLQKGDVIATVHGQMSALLTGERVILNLIQRMSGIATITNKAVTQLNSDVTKLCDTRKTTPGLRMLEKYAVLCGGGSNHRYGLYDGVMIKDNHIEFCGSITKAVEKVRETVGHMVKIEVETETREQVLEAVEAGADVIMFDNRTPEEIKEFVKLVPAHIITEASGGINMSTIADFSDTGVHYISLGFLTHSARALDISFNVGKKI, translated from the coding sequence ATGAATAAAATAAAACTAAAAAAAATGTTAGAAAGCTTTTTCATAGAGGATATCGGGGAGAGAGATGTTACATCCTTATCTCTATTTCCTGAGGAAATGATAGGTTCTGGCAGATTTATTGCAAAAGAAGATGGAATCTTTGTAGGGCAAGAAATAATGAAACAAGGTTATAAGCTTTTAGATGAGAAAGTGGAATTTCATTTTATGAAAAAAGATGGGGAGCTATTGCAAAAAGGCGATGTTATTGCGACTGTTCACGGACAAATGAGTGCTCTTTTAACAGGAGAAAGAGTTATTTTAAATCTTATTCAACGTATGAGTGGTATTGCTACCATCACGAATAAGGCAGTAACACAGTTAAATAGTGACGTTACGAAATTATGTGATACGAGAAAAACGACTCCTGGTTTACGTATGCTTGAGAAATATGCAGTGCTTTGTGGTGGCGGTTCGAACCACCGTTATGGATTGTATGATGGAGTTATGATTAAAGACAATCACATTGAATTTTGTGGATCGATTACGAAAGCTGTTGAAAAAGTACGTGAAACAGTTGGACACATGGTGAAAATCGAAGTGGAAACAGAAACGCGTGAACAAGTGTTAGAAGCAGTAGAAGCTGGTGCTGACGTTATTATGTTTGACAATCGCACGCCAGAAGAAATAAAAGAATTTGTCAAACTAGTTCCAGCCCATATCATTACAGAAGCTTCTGGTGGGATTAATATGTCTACGATTGCCGACTTCAGCGACACAGGTGTACATTACATTTCATTAGGTTTCTTAACTCATTCCGCTCGTGCACTAGACATTAGCTTTAATGTTGGGAAAAAAATATAA
- the nadE gene encoding NAD(+) synthase, producing MEEKISKLVMWLQERVNVAGLNGLIVGVSGGIDSAVVAHLIKRAFPNNSLGVIMPCKSNPKDEEYALEVINSCGIDHVLVDLTETHTVLFNAMEEQLKAKGEWNEETARLGDANTRARLRMTTLYAVANNYGYLVVGTDNAAEWHTGYFTKFGDGGVDLVPLVHLTKGEVREMAKVLGVPESVITKPPSAGLWEGQTDENEMGTTYDMIDNYLKGEKIPEKDKAIIDRLHGRSAHKRELAYAPPKF from the coding sequence ATGGAAGAGAAAATTTCGAAGTTAGTTATGTGGTTACAAGAAAGAGTAAATGTTGCTGGATTGAACGGTTTAATTGTTGGTGTAAGTGGTGGAATCGATTCCGCAGTCGTGGCTCATTTAATTAAAAGAGCGTTCCCAAATAATTCATTAGGCGTTATTATGCCTTGTAAAAGCAACCCGAAAGATGAAGAATATGCATTAGAAGTAATTAATAGTTGTGGAATTGATCACGTTTTAGTTGATTTAACAGAAACACATACAGTCCTATTTAATGCGATGGAAGAACAATTAAAGGCTAAAGGGGAATGGAACGAGGAAACGGCGAGATTAGGCGATGCAAATACCCGTGCTCGTCTACGTATGACAACATTATATGCTGTTGCAAATAATTACGGCTATTTAGTAGTTGGAACGGACAATGCTGCTGAATGGCATACAGGTTATTTTACAAAGTTTGGTGACGGTGGAGTGGACTTAGTACCTTTAGTTCATTTAACGAAAGGCGAAGTACGAGAAATGGCAAAAGTTTTAGGCGTACCTGAATCTGTTATTACAAAGCCACCAAGTGCTGGTCTTTGGGAAGGTCAAACAGATGAAAACGAAATGGGAACAACCTATGACATGATTGACAACTACTTAAAAGGGGAAAAAATCCCTGAAAAAGATAAAGCCATTATTGACAGACTGCATGGTCGTTCTGCGCATAAGCGCGAACTAGCTTATGCACCACCTAAATTTTAA